The following coding sequences lie in one Candidatus Eremiobacterota bacterium genomic window:
- a CDS encoding metal-sulfur cluster assembly factor: MPTVDQIRTALVEVKDPELNLGILELGLVYDIAADGENGENVTVMMTLTSPMCPVGPMFMQSVKDRVLAVEGVKNANVEITFNPPWDPTTMASDDVKAMLGIW, translated from the coding sequence ATGCCGACCGTCGACCAAATTCGCACAGCGCTCGTCGAAGTGAAAGATCCCGAGCTGAATCTCGGAATTCTCGAGCTCGGTCTCGTCTACGATATCGCGGCCGACGGCGAAAACGGCGAGAACGTTACGGTGATGATGACCTTGACGTCACCGATGTGTCCCGTCGGTCCTATGTTCATGCAGTCCGTGAAGGATCGCGTGCTCGCCGTCGAGGGCGTGAAGAACGCCAACGTGGAGATCACCTTTAATCCACCGTGGGATCCCACGACCATGGCGTCCGACGACGTGAAAGCCATGCTGGGGATTTGGTAG
- a CDS encoding S9 family peptidase produces the protein MLRAVVAATICIFACIAVPAVRAATPPAQSFPTPPPVPPTRPVGTSMFGASVTDPYRYFENMNDPAVVAFFRQENDYARGVLSRLGTARQQLFDRIAQLDNAGSSVSDVTRDGPYYFYIKLNPGDNTPKLYARKVDGTDERVLVDPQMLATAGKHYTINYFLPSLDGRFVAYGISEGGSEAAVIHVVETATARVLPDTIDRAYYVGATSWLPDGNSFYYVRFPKLQPGEPEVDKETRAVNYLHVLGRDPDRDVPVFGYGVNPNVPFGATDFPIVLYSPVSPYTLGVIGHGVQNELSIYATSGSVSDASAPWKPIASPADGVTAYDLKGSTVYLLTHKNAPTFKVIAASLQAPNLDSARTVISPGIPIVEQLGVAADGLYVLSRNGGFGQITRVALSADGTAGAATNITLPFRGSINTLVTDPREPGATFGLTGWTHSLLVYAVDANGTVTDTHLKELANVDMSAYTSSEVQARSADGTMVPLSIVYRRGLRLDGTHPAYLEGYGAYGIELNPSFSATRVAWLERGGVFAVCHVRGGGWYGEAWHRAGMLATKPHTWEDFVGCGEWLIAHKYTASAHLAGEGTSAGGITIGRAITSQPHLFAAALDVVGVSNALRSEFTPNGPPNIPEFGTVKDRLGFHALYAMDAYEHVVPGTAYPGVMLITGYNDPRVASWELAKFTARLQTATTSGRPILLRVDYDAGHGFLAASRKQSEELLTDEYSFLLWQCGDPAFAGIPTRVFPRQAVTFAP, from the coding sequence ATGTTGCGAGCTGTTGTTGCTGCCACGATTTGTATCTTCGCGTGCATCGCGGTTCCGGCGGTGCGCGCCGCGACGCCGCCGGCGCAGAGCTTCCCAACGCCGCCGCCGGTCCCGCCGACGCGTCCGGTTGGAACCTCGATGTTCGGGGCATCGGTTACCGATCCGTATCGCTATTTCGAGAACATGAATGACCCCGCCGTCGTTGCGTTCTTTCGGCAAGAGAACGACTACGCACGTGGAGTGTTGAGCCGCTTAGGAACCGCGCGGCAGCAGCTTTTCGATCGGATAGCCCAGCTCGACAACGCAGGATCGTCGGTCAGCGACGTCACGCGCGACGGTCCTTACTACTTCTATATCAAACTCAATCCGGGAGACAACACGCCGAAGCTCTATGCGCGTAAGGTCGACGGAACCGACGAACGGGTCTTGGTCGACCCGCAAATGCTGGCGACTGCCGGCAAGCACTACACCATCAACTATTTTCTGCCGTCGCTCGATGGGCGCTTCGTTGCATACGGCATCTCCGAAGGCGGTTCCGAAGCGGCGGTCATTCACGTCGTTGAAACGGCGACGGCGCGCGTTCTACCCGATACGATCGATCGAGCCTACTACGTTGGCGCGACGAGCTGGCTGCCCGACGGGAATTCATTTTATTACGTTCGCTTTCCCAAACTGCAGCCCGGCGAACCGGAGGTCGACAAGGAGACGCGGGCGGTAAACTATCTGCACGTGCTCGGGCGCGATCCCGATCGTGACGTGCCCGTCTTCGGTTACGGCGTCAATCCGAACGTGCCATTCGGCGCCACCGATTTCCCGATCGTCCTCTACTCGCCCGTCTCGCCGTATACGCTTGGCGTCATCGGGCATGGCGTGCAAAACGAACTTTCGATTTATGCAACCTCCGGTTCCGTGAGCGATGCAAGCGCGCCGTGGAAGCCGATTGCGTCGCCGGCCGATGGCGTTACGGCCTACGATCTAAAAGGCTCGACCGTCTACCTGCTCACGCACAAGAACGCGCCGACGTTCAAAGTTATCGCCGCTTCGTTGCAAGCGCCGAACCTCGACTCGGCGCGAACGGTGATTTCGCCGGGAATCCCGATCGTCGAGCAACTCGGCGTGGCCGCCGACGGGCTCTACGTTCTATCGCGCAACGGCGGGTTCGGGCAGATCACGCGCGTCGCGTTGTCGGCCGACGGCACCGCCGGTGCCGCCACCAACATTACGCTTCCGTTCCGAGGCTCGATCAATACGCTGGTCACGGATCCGCGCGAGCCCGGAGCGACGTTCGGGCTCACCGGCTGGACGCACTCGCTGCTCGTCTATGCCGTTGATGCCAACGGTACGGTGACGGACACGCATCTCAAAGAGCTGGCCAACGTCGATATGTCGGCCTATACGTCGTCGGAGGTGCAGGCACGCAGCGCCGACGGTACCATGGTCCCGCTCTCGATCGTCTATCGCCGGGGTCTTCGGCTCGATGGTACGCACCCGGCATACCTCGAAGGCTATGGCGCGTATGGAATCGAGCTCAATCCATCGTTTAGCGCGACGCGCGTGGCATGGCTCGAACGCGGCGGAGTCTTCGCCGTCTGCCACGTGCGCGGAGGCGGTTGGTATGGCGAAGCGTGGCATCGCGCGGGTATGCTCGCAACCAAACCGCACACCTGGGAGGACTTCGTTGGCTGCGGAGAGTGGTTGATCGCGCACAAGTACACCGCTTCGGCGCACCTGGCCGGCGAAGGGACGAGCGCCGGAGGAATCACCATTGGGCGGGCCATCACTTCACAGCCGCACCTCTTTGCCGCTGCGCTCGACGTCGTCGGTGTGAGCAATGCGCTTCGCTCCGAATTTACTCCGAATGGGCCACCCAATATACCCGAGTTCGGCACGGTCAAGGACCGCCTCGGATTCCATGCGCTTTATGCCATGGACGCCTACGAGCACGTCGTTCCAGGAACGGCATATCCAGGGGTAATGCTTATCACCGGCTATAACGATCCCCGCGTCGCGTCGTGGGAGCTCGCAAAATTTACCGCGCGTTTGCAAACGGCGACGACGAGCGGCCGTCCTATTCTGCTACGCGTCGATTACGACGCCGGCCACGGGTTCTTGGCCGCATCCCGCAAGCAGAGCGAAGAGCTCCTTACGGACGAGTACTCGTTCTTGCTATGGCAGTGCGGCGATCCCGCCTTCGCCGGTATCCCGACCCGCGTCTTTCCGCGGCAAGCCGTAACGTTCGCACCGTAG
- a CDS encoding acyl-CoA carboxylase subunit beta, translated as MLRSSRLGFTGHPALYGIEDPARTACKEAAVKSRAEKYAELRHKREQAAMPAGGDAVERQHQRGKQSARERVKALVDEGSFVEFDRYVVHRTSAFGLDEREFLGDGVITGRATIDGRQIFLFSQDFSVLGGSLGEAFAEKICKVMDLAVRTGSPMIGINDSGGARIQEGVVSLGGYAEIFWRNVQASGVVPQISLIAGPCAGGAVYSPAITDFILMTEKISQMFITGPEIIKTVTGEEVSFEELGGAHTHATRSGVAHLIATDEANLFELTRALFSFIPQNNRDLPPQYDCDDDPHRFVDALDELIPDSANKPYDMHDVIEGVVDYGDFLEIQPLYAANIICGFGRINGQSIGLVGNQPNVLAGVLDTRSSIKAARFVRFCDAFNIPLVTFVDVPGFLPGTDQEYGGIILHGAKLLYAFAEATVPKITIITRKAYGGAYDVMASKHIRADVNLAWPSAEIAVMGAEGAVKTIFRREIAGAADAEAKTRELVDEYTERFANPYIAAQRGYVDDIIEARETRRAIAGALAMLREKRAPVPARKHGNIPL; from the coding sequence ATGCTCCGCTCTTCTCGCCTTGGCTTTACGGGTCATCCTGCGCTCTACGGCATCGAGGACCCGGCGAGAACGGCGTGCAAGGAGGCCGCAGTGAAGAGCCGCGCGGAAAAGTATGCAGAGCTTCGGCATAAGCGCGAGCAGGCGGCGATGCCGGCCGGCGGCGATGCCGTTGAACGGCAACACCAACGGGGCAAGCAATCTGCGCGCGAGCGTGTCAAGGCGCTGGTCGACGAAGGCTCGTTCGTCGAATTCGATCGATACGTGGTGCACCGCACGAGCGCGTTCGGCTTGGACGAACGGGAGTTTCTCGGCGACGGCGTCATCACCGGTCGAGCGACAATTGACGGTCGACAAATCTTTCTCTTTTCGCAAGATTTTTCGGTACTCGGCGGATCGCTGGGCGAAGCCTTTGCCGAAAAAATTTGCAAGGTGATGGATCTTGCCGTGCGCACGGGCTCCCCAATGATCGGCATCAACGATTCGGGAGGCGCGCGAATTCAAGAAGGGGTCGTATCGCTCGGCGGCTATGCGGAAATATTTTGGCGTAACGTTCAAGCGAGCGGCGTCGTTCCGCAAATAAGCCTGATCGCAGGACCGTGCGCCGGGGGTGCGGTCTACTCCCCGGCGATCACCGACTTTATTTTGATGACCGAAAAAATCTCGCAAATGTTCATCACCGGACCGGAAATCATCAAGACGGTGACCGGCGAAGAGGTCTCGTTCGAAGAGCTCGGCGGCGCACACACACACGCAACCCGCAGCGGCGTCGCGCATCTCATCGCGACGGACGAAGCGAATCTGTTCGAACTCACGCGCGCGCTCTTCTCCTTCATCCCGCAGAATAATCGCGACCTTCCGCCGCAGTATGACTGCGACGACGACCCACACCGGTTCGTGGATGCGCTCGACGAGCTGATACCCGATTCGGCGAACAAACCCTACGATATGCACGATGTGATCGAGGGCGTCGTCGATTATGGCGATTTTTTGGAGATTCAGCCGCTCTATGCCGCGAACATCATCTGCGGATTCGGCCGGATCAACGGCCAAAGCATCGGTCTGGTCGGTAACCAACCCAACGTGTTGGCGGGAGTGCTCGATACGCGGTCCTCAATCAAGGCCGCGCGTTTCGTGCGTTTCTGCGACGCGTTCAACATTCCGCTGGTCACGTTCGTGGACGTGCCGGGCTTTTTGCCGGGGACCGACCAAGAGTACGGCGGCATCATTCTGCACGGCGCAAAACTTCTCTACGCCTTCGCGGAAGCGACGGTTCCGAAGATAACGATCATCACGCGCAAGGCCTACGGGGGCGCCTACGACGTCATGGCCAGCAAGCACATCCGTGCCGACGTGAATCTGGCGTGGCCCAGCGCCGAGATTGCGGTGATGGGCGCGGAGGGAGCGGTCAAGACCATTTTCCGACGCGAAATCGCCGGGGCCGCCGACGCGGAAGCGAAGACGCGCGAACTCGTTGACGAATACACCGAGCGTTTCGCCAATCCGTACATCGCCGCTCAACGCGGCTATGTCGACGATATCATCGAGGCGAGGGAGACTCGCCGTGCGATCGCCGGTGCCTTAGCGATGCTGCGCGAGAAACGCGCGCCCGTTCCGGCGCGCAAGCACGGCAACATACCACTCTAG
- a CDS encoding enoyl-ACP reductase — MKLLEGKRALVTGVANRWSIATGIARKLHEHGAELVLTYQGERVREEVEKLAAELGGALTLECDVSNDTSLRTMQERLSSDVGQIDALVHSIAFANKEDLAGKVFETSRPGFSLALDVSAYSLIALVGALRESFNNGASIMALTYLGATQIVPNYNLMGIAKAALEATIRYLAFDLGDRKIRVNAISAGPIKTASSRQVGGFSRILDVVPKVAPLRRNVTSDDVGSMAVFLASDLASAITADVHFVDAGYHAMGLFASE; from the coding sequence GTGAAACTATTGGAAGGCAAGCGCGCGCTGGTCACGGGAGTTGCAAATCGATGGTCGATTGCTACCGGCATCGCCCGCAAGCTCCACGAGCATGGCGCTGAGTTGGTTCTGACCTATCAGGGCGAGCGCGTGCGAGAAGAGGTCGAAAAACTTGCAGCAGAGCTCGGGGGCGCGCTAACGCTTGAATGCGACGTTTCCAACGATACGTCGTTGCGAACGATGCAAGAGCGGCTTTCGTCGGACGTCGGACAGATCGACGCTCTGGTTCACTCGATTGCCTTTGCAAATAAGGAAGACTTGGCCGGAAAAGTTTTCGAAACGTCCCGGCCCGGCTTCTCCCTAGCCCTCGACGTGTCGGCGTACTCCCTCATCGCATTGGTGGGAGCCTTGCGCGAATCGTTCAACAATGGCGCCTCGATCATGGCGCTAACGTATCTGGGCGCAACGCAGATCGTACCGAATTACAACTTGATGGGTATCGCCAAGGCCGCGCTCGAGGCAACCATCCGATACCTCGCGTTCGATCTGGGAGATCGCAAGATTCGAGTCAACGCAATATCGGCGGGCCCGATCAAAACCGCGAGCTCGCGTCAGGTCGGTGGATTTTCGCGGATTCTCGACGTCGTGCCCAAGGTCGCGCCGCTGCGGCGGAACGTGACGTCAGACGACGTCGGCAGCATGGCCGTGTTTCTGGCATCCGATCTTGCGAGCGCGATTACGGCAGACGTGCATTTCGTCGATGCCGGCTATCACGCGATGGGACTCTTCGCCTCCGAGTGA
- a CDS encoding acetyl-CoA carboxylase biotin carboxylase subunit codes for MTIRKILIANRGEIAVRIIRTAREMGIASVAVYSDSDREALHVALADQAFRVGPPPPAQSYLDVESLIECARRAGADAVHPGYGFLAENGDFARRVVAEGLIWIGPHAAAIDAMGDKLHARRAMQEADVPVVPGGSEALADVAAAREAVRRFGLPLAFKAAAGGGGKGLKVAHSADEVASAFETARREATAYFKDGTIYAERYLDNPKHVELQLLADKHGNVVHIGERDCSLQRRHQKLWEEAPPAISQRVRAAMREAGLRAAKAIGYDSAGTIECLVAGDDFYFLEMNTRIQVEHTVTEMIAGLDLVREQIRVAAGEPLAFSQSEVTFRGFSIEVRVNAEDPAQEFRPSPGTITTYREPGGPGVRVDSAAYANWTIPPQYDSLVAKLIVWAPTRSEAIARLRRALDEYVIEGIPTTLGLLRALCDDPRVLAGSYGTSTLEEFTRSFRPAPAARVTVARRTAPRLGSLRRGGTNAGGNTVRSPMNGLIVELRVADGERVSEGQVVAVIEAMKMMNEIRAHRSGTVSAVLTGTGASVESGSPLVTIDG; via the coding sequence GTGACGATTCGGAAGATACTCATTGCGAATCGTGGGGAGATTGCGGTGCGCATCATCCGCACTGCCCGCGAGATGGGCATTGCCAGTGTCGCGGTCTACTCGGATAGCGATCGAGAAGCGCTGCACGTTGCGCTCGCTGACCAAGCGTTTCGGGTCGGGCCGCCTCCGCCGGCGCAGAGCTATCTCGACGTCGAAAGCCTGATCGAGTGCGCGCGGCGTGCGGGCGCCGACGCGGTCCATCCCGGATACGGCTTTCTTGCCGAGAACGGCGACTTCGCCCGCCGCGTGGTCGCTGAAGGCTTGATTTGGATCGGCCCCCATGCCGCCGCGATCGATGCGATGGGAGACAAGCTGCATGCGCGGCGCGCCATGCAAGAAGCCGATGTTCCCGTCGTGCCGGGCGGAAGCGAAGCGCTCGCCGACGTCGCGGCCGCGCGCGAAGCGGTGCGCAGGTTTGGTTTGCCGCTGGCCTTCAAGGCGGCCGCCGGCGGCGGCGGAAAGGGATTGAAAGTCGCGCATTCGGCCGATGAGGTCGCGTCGGCCTTCGAAACGGCGCGCCGTGAGGCAACTGCCTACTTCAAGGACGGTACGATCTACGCCGAACGCTATCTCGACAACCCGAAGCACGTCGAGCTGCAACTGCTCGCCGATAAACATGGCAACGTCGTCCACATCGGGGAACGCGATTGCTCGCTGCAGCGACGGCATCAGAAGCTCTGGGAGGAGGCTCCGCCTGCAATATCCCAGCGAGTGCGCGCTGCGATGCGCGAGGCCGGCCTACGGGCGGCCAAAGCGATCGGTTACGATTCGGCCGGCACGATCGAGTGCCTCGTGGCCGGCGACGATTTCTACTTTCTTGAAATGAATACGCGCATTCAAGTGGAGCACACCGTTACCGAAATGATTGCCGGGCTCGACCTCGTGCGCGAGCAGATTCGCGTGGCGGCGGGCGAGCCGCTCGCGTTCAGTCAGTCCGAAGTAACCTTTCGCGGTTTTTCAATCGAAGTGCGGGTCAATGCCGAGGATCCTGCGCAAGAGTTTCGCCCGTCACCCGGCACGATTACCACCTATCGCGAGCCGGGCGGCCCGGGGGTTCGCGTCGATTCAGCGGCCTACGCGAACTGGACGATCCCGCCGCAATACGATTCGCTCGTCGCCAAGCTGATCGTCTGGGCTCCGACTCGTAGCGAGGCAATCGCGCGCCTGCGGCGCGCGCTCGACGAATACGTTATCGAGGGCATTCCCACGACCTTGGGCTTGCTGCGCGCGCTATGCGACGATCCGCGGGTGCTCGCGGGAAGCTACGGCACCTCGACCTTGGAAGAGTTCACGCGTTCGTTTCGGCCGGCTCCCGCAGCACGCGTTACCGTCGCGCGCCGCACCGCGCCGCGCCTCGGATCCCTGCGACGAGGCGGCACCAATGCCGGCGGAAATACCGTCCGCTCGCCGATGAACGGTCTCATCGTCGAGCTGCGGGTCGCGGATGGCGAGCGCGTTTCCGAAGGCCAGGTGGTCGCCGTGATCGAGGCTATGAAGATGATGAATGAAATCCGCGCGCATCGCAGCGGAACCGTTAGCGCCGTGCTGACCGGAACTGGCGCGAGCGTTGAAAGCGGGTCGCCATTGGTGACGATCGATGGCTAG
- a CDS encoding methylmalonyl-CoA mutase, whose translation MARETNDSGIPIERVYDAAAANVELGEPGKFPYGRGIRPDMYRGRLWTMRQYAGFGTPAESNARYRYLLQRGQTGLSVAFDLPTQLGLDSDALPARGEVGKVGVAIDSIADMETLLDGVPLDRVTVSMTINAPAAILLALFLAVARRRGIAFSKLGGTVQNDVLKEYVARGTYIYPPKPSIRLITDVMSYCAREVPQWNTISVSGYHIREAGSTAVEEIAFALSNGKAYLRAAREAGMTLDEIAPRISFFWNVHNDFFEEIAKFRAARLLWAHITRDEFACRDPRSQMLRFHAQTAGSTLTAQEPENNVVRVALQALAAVLGGTQSLHTNGKDEALALPTAQSAKTALRTQQIIGYEAGVTDVVDPMAGSYYLETLTGELAERARKLIADIDAMGGSIAAIESGWMQARIADSAYFAQQAIERGDRIVVGVNRFAESEGDDQIPLQRIDERVEREQVARLSAFRRARDPAAVERHLARVREVAANAENLMPHFVDAVDAGATLGEICDVLRDVFGTYRSKEVVA comes from the coding sequence ATGGCTAGAGAGACGAACGATTCGGGCATTCCCATCGAGCGCGTTTACGACGCCGCGGCTGCCAACGTCGAGCTCGGCGAACCCGGCAAGTTTCCCTACGGCCGCGGCATTCGTCCCGACATGTATCGCGGACGGCTTTGGACGATGCGCCAGTACGCTGGATTCGGAACTCCGGCCGAATCGAATGCGCGATATCGTTACCTGCTACAGCGCGGCCAGACCGGGCTCTCGGTCGCCTTCGATCTTCCGACGCAGCTCGGCCTCGACTCCGACGCGCTGCCGGCGCGTGGAGAGGTCGGAAAGGTCGGTGTCGCCATCGACTCAATCGCCGACATGGAAACCTTGCTCGACGGAGTGCCGCTCGACCGGGTGACCGTTTCCATGACGATCAACGCTCCTGCCGCGATTCTGCTCGCACTATTCCTAGCGGTGGCGCGCCGTCGCGGCATCGCCTTCTCGAAACTCGGCGGAACGGTCCAGAACGACGTGCTCAAGGAGTACGTTGCGCGCGGAACCTACATCTATCCGCCAAAGCCGTCGATCCGGCTGATCACCGACGTGATGTCCTACTGCGCTCGCGAGGTGCCGCAATGGAATACGATATCCGTCTCGGGTTATCATATTCGCGAGGCCGGTTCAACCGCGGTCGAAGAGATCGCCTTTGCTCTTTCCAACGGCAAGGCCTACCTTCGCGCCGCGCGCGAAGCCGGCATGACGCTCGACGAAATCGCACCGCGCATTTCCTTTTTTTGGAACGTTCACAACGACTTCTTCGAAGAGATCGCGAAGTTCCGAGCGGCCCGATTGCTCTGGGCGCATATCACCCGCGATGAGTTCGCTTGCCGCGATCCGCGTTCGCAAATGCTGCGCTTTCACGCGCAAACGGCGGGCTCGACCTTAACCGCGCAGGAGCCTGAGAATAACGTCGTCCGCGTCGCGTTGCAGGCACTCGCCGCCGTGCTCGGCGGTACGCAATCGCTGCACACAAACGGCAAGGACGAAGCCTTGGCGCTGCCGACGGCGCAGAGCGCCAAGACCGCGCTGCGTACGCAGCAAATCATCGGCTACGAGGCGGGGGTCACCGACGTGGTCGATCCGATGGCCGGATCGTATTATCTCGAAACGCTCACCGGCGAGCTGGCCGAGCGCGCGCGCAAGCTCATCGCCGACATCGACGCGATGGGCGGCAGTATAGCGGCAATCGAAAGCGGCTGGATGCAGGCTCGCATTGCGGACTCGGCCTACTTCGCACAACAAGCGATCGAACGCGGCGATCGCATCGTGGTCGGCGTCAATCGCTTTGCCGAGAGCGAGGGCGACGACCAGATCCCTCTCCAGCGCATAGACGAGCGCGTCGAACGCGAACAAGTCGCGCGTTTGAGCGCATTCCGCCGCGCCCGCGACCCTGCTGCGGTCGAGCGCCATCTCGCCCGAGTTCGCGAGGTCGCGGCGAACGCAGAGAATCTGATGCCGCACTTCGTGGACGCCGTCGATGCGGGCGCGACCCTCGGTGAGATCTGCGACGTTTTGCGCGACGTCTTCGGCACTTACCGCTCCAAAGAAGTGGTGGCGTAA
- the mce gene encoding methylmalonyl-CoA epimerase: MEIDHIAIVVRDLEATLRLYTQTLGFREVYREIVQDQGVEAVGLEAGEAFVELLRPLDESSPVARYRGDADSKLHHTAYRVADIQAMLAQLKAAGVRLIDEQPRKGAHGNRIAFLHPKATGGVLIELCQR, translated from the coding sequence ATGGAGATCGATCACATTGCCATCGTGGTCAGGGATTTGGAGGCGACGCTGCGTCTCTATACTCAGACGCTGGGATTTCGCGAGGTCTACCGCGAGATCGTGCAGGACCAAGGTGTCGAAGCCGTGGGTCTGGAGGCGGGCGAAGCGTTCGTCGAACTATTGCGACCGCTCGATGAAAGCTCGCCCGTGGCGCGCTACCGCGGCGACGCCGATAGCAAACTGCACCATACCGCGTATCGCGTTGCCGACATCCAAGCAATGTTAGCGCAGCTCAAGGCCGCCGGCGTTCGATTGATCGATGAGCAGCCACGCAAAGGAGCGCATGGAAACCGCATCGCGTTTCTTCACCCGAAGGCGACCGGAGGCGTCCTAATCGAACTCTGCCAGCGTTGA
- a CDS encoding NAAT family transporter: MDARFVATALATAFTIIDPIGMIPMTVAATARFSPDRRKQIIDQAVIVAAVVMLFMGVVGRLILEYLGITLPAFMIAGGILLFLIAIDMLFARPTRAKSTQAEEQEAVANENPAVFPLAVPMIAGPGTIATVLLLVNLSHRDRLDLLVVLLAYTVALAVTWLCMRGSALLQRVIGTTGINVTTRLLGIILAALAVQFVLNGLGQTPLLRR; the protein is encoded by the coding sequence ATGGATGCACGGTTTGTCGCGACGGCGCTTGCGACCGCGTTCACGATCATCGATCCGATCGGAATGATTCCGATGACGGTCGCGGCTACCGCGCGTTTCTCTCCCGATCGGCGCAAGCAGATCATCGATCAGGCGGTAATCGTTGCGGCCGTCGTCATGCTGTTTATGGGCGTCGTCGGCAGGCTCATCCTCGAATATCTCGGGATTACCTTGCCGGCATTCATGATTGCCGGCGGCATCTTGCTCTTTTTGATTGCGATCGACATGCTCTTCGCGCGCCCCACGCGGGCCAAAAGCACGCAGGCCGAAGAGCAAGAAGCGGTCGCCAACGAAAACCCCGCGGTTTTTCCGCTGGCCGTGCCGATGATCGCTGGTCCCGGCACGATCGCCACCGTCCTGTTACTCGTGAACCTTTCGCATCGAGACCGGCTCGACTTGCTCGTCGTCCTGCTCGCCTACACCGTTGCGCTCGCGGTGACGTGGCTTTGCATGCGCGGTTCGGCGCTACTGCAGAGAGTGATCGGTACGACCGGCATCAATGTGACCACGCGTTTGCTCGGAATTATCCTGGCAGCGCTCGCGGTTCAATTCGTGCTTAACGGGCTGGGTCAGACGCCTTTACTTCGGCGCTGA
- a CDS encoding alpha-hydroxy-acid oxidizing protein: MRHSGVNAVNVADLRRLAKRRLPRVVFDYIDGGADGETTLHANSLAFERIRFRPRNAVANAPCNLRTSVLGTSLELPFMLAPVGSARLFYPRGECATAAQASAAGTAYVLSTLSGCRLEEVRAASAGPLWYQLYLVAGREVATQAIRRAREAGYTALVLTIDTAVSGRRERDLRNGAKELASGNLWRMLPHVPQLLARPGWLFDFMRDGGLMRFPNVVLPTVGPMGYADVAAALEHSTVAWDDIAWIRELWDGPLVIKGVLTADDARRAVDLAADAVVVSNHGGRQLDSVAPTIEALPEVVEAVNGRAEVLLDSGIRRGGDVVKALCLGARAVLIGRAYAYGLGAAGGAGVARAIEILRDDIIRTLRLLGCHDAGALDSSYVETPNR; this comes from the coding sequence GTGCGGCATTCAGGCGTGAATGCAGTCAACGTCGCCGATCTGCGGCGGCTGGCGAAGCGCCGGCTTCCGCGGGTCGTTTTTGACTACATCGACGGCGGCGCCGACGGCGAAACGACGCTTCACGCGAACAGCCTCGCATTCGAGCGAATCCGATTCCGGCCGCGCAACGCCGTGGCAAATGCACCCTGCAACCTGCGCACGTCGGTCTTGGGCACGAGCCTCGAACTGCCGTTCATGCTCGCGCCCGTCGGCAGCGCGCGCCTCTTCTATCCGCGCGGCGAGTGCGCTACTGCGGCGCAAGCAAGTGCTGCGGGAACCGCGTACGTGCTTTCAACCCTCTCCGGCTGCCGCCTCGAAGAGGTTCGCGCCGCGTCGGCGGGGCCGCTCTGGTATCAGCTCTATCTGGTTGCGGGACGCGAGGTTGCGACTCAGGCCATACGACGCGCGCGCGAGGCGGGGTACACCGCACTCGTGCTCACGATCGACACCGCGGTTTCCGGACGACGCGAGCGCGATCTGCGTAACGGTGCCAAGGAACTCGCGTCGGGAAACCTCTGGCGTATGTTGCCGCACGTGCCGCAACTTCTCGCTCGACCTGGATGGCTATTCGATTTCATGCGCGATGGGGGCCTGATGAGGTTCCCGAACGTCGTGCTGCCCACGGTCGGCCCGATGGGGTACGCCGACGTCGCGGCGGCACTCGAGCACTCCACTGTTGCATGGGACGACATTGCCTGGATACGCGAGTTATGGGACGGCCCGCTCGTCATCAAAGGCGTACTAACCGCCGACGATGCACGCCGTGCAGTCGATCTCGCCGCCGATGCCGTTGTCGTTTCCAATCACGGCGGACGTCAACTCGATAGTGTCGCGCCGACGATCGAGGCACTGCCCGAAGTCGTCGAAGCCGTGAACGGCCGCGCCGAAGTCTTGCTCGACAGCGGCATTCGCCGCGGGGGCGACGTCGTCAAAGCGCTCTGCCTCGGCGCTCGCGCGGTGCTAATCGGTCGGGCGTACGCCTACGGACTCGGCGCGGCGGGTGGCGCCGGGGTCGCTCGAGCGATTGAAATTCTGCGCGACGACATCATCCGCACGCTGCGCTTACTAGGCTGCCACGACGCCGGCGCTCTCGACTCGAGCTACGTCGAAACGCCGAATCGCTAA